Genomic segment of Eremothecium sinecaudum strain ATCC 58844 chromosome VIII, complete sequence:
GTCCTTGTGACCAGTATATGTCACCTCACATGTTGCATGAGATTTTTGGCCATTGAGTCCGCCTAGGTCCCACAATTTTACAGATCTATCCAAGGAGCCACTGACAACACCTCTTCCATCTCTGGTAAATACCACGCTATACACGGAGTCCTTGTGTCCTGTGCTCAATTCATTTTCTGAATCTAGACGTTCCACCAAAAACCCTGTCTCCGAATCCCACACACGCACAGTACGGTCTAAAGAACCAGCAGCAATATATTTGCCGTCGCCAGGTGATACTGCAACAGTAGTAACACCATCTTCTATAGATAAAGTCAAAGAACACTGTCCAGTCCTTAAGTCCCAGATCCTAACGGTTCTGTCGCCAGAACCCGAGACAAGTTTATCACCAGATGGGAAATAATCTAAAGAGTAGATATCCTGTTCATGACCTTGTAAGGTCATCAAGATCTTCTTGGTAGAAAGGTCCCAAATACGGATTAATTTGTCTTCAGCACCAGTGGCCAAATACTTACCACCGGGTGAAAAACACACAGAGCGGATATACAAATCGGAAGAGGAACCAGTCTGGATCTTCGCAGAATTGTCCGCGTTGGCTTCAGCAGGCTCGCCACTTGCAGGGCCACTAGCAGCATCAGTACTATCAGAATTAACAGTATCATCGGACAACCTGGCAACTAGTTCACCTGTAGACACCCTGTAAACTTGAGTTGTCTTGTTACACCCTGTGGCTAAGTACTCTCCGTCGTTACTGAACCGAACACAACAAACCACACTGGAGTGGTCCAAAGAATTGTGTAGATCAACGTCCATATCGCGAGGTAGAGCTGGATTGTACAAGACGTAGTAGTCAGGTGTTTGTTTTTTCAAGTGCGCAGGAACTAGATCCGCATCCAAGTCGACAAGGAATGGTGGGATAGGCTTAGCATGGATGAACCTATGGTCATATGGCACCAAATAATGTTCTGGAGAAACTTCCTGCCGCTGAACTAGTCCAGTAGCCGCCTGCTGTTCTGGTTGTCCCTGAGGATCGACAGGAACCGCAGCCTGCCCTCCTGGTGGCACAACGGTAGCTAAGGGTTGGCGAAGGTGTTGTTGTGCCCCAAGTGGTGCGCCACTGGTTCCTGAACCTGCATGTGGAGGCATCCGAACAGGAACGGCTTGAGGATTCTGTGGAGAAGAAATGTTCGTCGCCTTTGGCAGCACAGTCGACCTTCCGATGCCCTCACCAATAGATGGCAAAGTACTCGAGGTCGCAGCTGCACCGCCTCCAATCACTGTTAGTGCTGGGGCAGGAGATACGCTCACTCCCGGAGCTGCCCCAGTGGCTTGTGGAATTGGTACGTTGGACCCTTGTGCATACTGTGCTAATTGCCGGTCACGTTGT
This window contains:
- the TUP1 gene encoding chromatin-silencing transcriptional regulator TUP1 (Syntenic homolog of Ashbya gossypii AGL234W; Syntenic homolog of Saccharomyces cerevisiae YCR084C (TUP1)), coding for MSSSVTASQAKVSELLEAIRQEFNNVSQEATSFRLQNQKDYDYKINRQLAEMQQIRNTVYELELTHRKMKDAYEEEISRLKVEVEQRDRQLAQYAQGSNVPIPQATGAAPGVSVSPAPALTVIGGGAAATSSTLPSIGEGIGRSTVLPKATNISSPQNPQAVPVRMPPHAGSGTSGAPLGAQQHLRQPLATVVPPGGQAAVPVDPQGQPEQQAATGLVQRQEVSPEHYLVPYDHRFIHAKPIPPFLVDLDADLVPAHLKKQTPDYYVLYNPALPRDMDVDLHNSLDHSSVVCCVRFSNDGEYLATGCNKTTQVYRVSTGELVARLSDDTVNSDSTDAASGPASGEPAEANADNSAKIQTGSSSDLYIRSVCFSPGGKYLATGAEDKLIRIWDLSTKKILMTLQGHEQDIYSLDYFPSGDKLVSGSGDRTVRIWDLRTGQCSLTLSIEDGVTTVAVSPGDGKYIAAGSLDRTVRVWDSETGFLVERLDSENELSTGHKDSVYSVVFTRDGRGVVSGSLDRSVKLWDLGGLNGQKSHATCEVTYTGHKDFVLSVATTQNDEYILSGSKDRGVLFWDTNTGNPLLMLQGHRNSVISVAAVNSFPLGPDVGVFATGSGDCKARIWKYTKKSASSGKVQEVKE